A stretch of the Porifericola rhodea genome encodes the following:
- a CDS encoding glycosyl hydrolase, producing MKNTLLWLCLLISACTQNIEPLQFETNQTTKPWTYWWWLGSAVTHKDISEQLTDFQQAGMGGVHIIPIYGVKGEEEQFLRYLSPEWKAAVKHTILTADSLGMGVDLTLGTGWPFGGPQVSEEFAAKKAELVSYRFPTTELISFKTDSILNQHNHKSVVAGILLNAEGETKEIANISDQANFEIKVDQNDWTLLLLASSLTGQKVKRAAPGGEGLVMDYFDSLSVIDYLQHHDSALADLINEAPPRSFYHDSYEVYGANWTKNFLKKFESLQGYPLQEVLPIVNDSSHAEHGRVLHDVRATLAELLYANFTSLWTNWSNEQGSLTRNQAHGSPGNILDLYAQATIPETESFGTSKFNIPGLRIDEDFEEERFGKPSPLMMKFASSAAHLSAKPLVSSETTTWLGNHFKVSLSQVKPQIDELFVSGINHIFYHGMPYSPKRAEFPGWLFYASTNFNQNSHFWDELPELNRYISECQSYLQNTKPDNDILLYFPIHDLWTNKKGKWLLQLDVHHYEDWFSASAVGELTGELWHKGYTFDYLSDFQLQQLSLVGEQLQTANGTTYQTLLLPPLEYIPLESLEKLHQLATDGAKLIFMKNLPQSVAAYHQWEENEEKLKKVNQDIESIANIQLLQTVDELQTISWLSRESMKDQGLDFLRKKHAHGHLYFISNLSSQFSEGPIRLAVPAQVVEMIKPLSNKRGLVDHTAVNNSTQVYLQLKPGESCLIITYDKAVNTQNYLYTAVNEAISLPSDWKVEFIKGNTELLSTTSFTVDSLTSWTNWPDTSLQYYSGKARYILDFDLMEQDSAEAYLLSFSELRESAQVILNDKEVGTVWALPYEIILEDSLMQSQNRLELIVQNLSANRMRYLDSQGVEWKKFYDINMVDITYQSFDATRWKPEPSGILGPVSLKKLQYFH from the coding sequence ATGAAAAACACACTGTTGTGGCTTTGCCTCTTAATTTCCGCATGTACTCAAAATATAGAACCGCTTCAATTTGAAACTAATCAAACTACTAAGCCCTGGACCTATTGGTGGTGGCTGGGCAGTGCAGTAACTCATAAAGACATTAGCGAGCAGCTTACTGATTTCCAGCAAGCAGGCATGGGAGGCGTGCATATTATCCCTATCTACGGTGTAAAAGGTGAAGAAGAGCAGTTTTTGCGTTATCTGAGTCCTGAATGGAAAGCGGCTGTTAAGCATACGATCCTTACAGCAGACTCATTAGGGATGGGAGTAGATTTAACGCTAGGCACCGGCTGGCCGTTTGGGGGGCCTCAGGTAAGTGAGGAGTTTGCGGCAAAAAAAGCCGAACTCGTCAGCTATCGTTTCCCCACTACAGAGCTGATAAGTTTTAAAACAGACTCAATCCTTAATCAGCATAACCATAAAAGTGTTGTGGCCGGAATACTGCTTAATGCAGAGGGCGAAACGAAAGAAATAGCGAATATATCTGATCAGGCGAATTTTGAGATTAAAGTAGACCAGAATGACTGGACACTTTTGCTGCTGGCAAGCTCACTCACGGGGCAGAAGGTAAAACGTGCCGCACCTGGTGGAGAGGGTTTGGTGATGGATTATTTTGATTCGCTATCGGTCATAGATTATCTACAACACCACGACTCAGCATTGGCTGATTTAATAAATGAAGCGCCTCCCCGTTCATTTTATCATGACTCTTATGAAGTTTATGGAGCCAACTGGACTAAAAATTTTCTAAAAAAATTTGAAAGCCTTCAAGGCTATCCTTTGCAGGAAGTATTGCCGATTGTAAATGATAGCAGTCATGCGGAGCATGGTAGAGTACTACATGATGTGAGAGCTACTCTGGCAGAGCTTCTCTATGCCAATTTTACGTCGCTCTGGACCAACTGGAGTAATGAGCAAGGCAGCTTGACCAGAAACCAGGCTCATGGCTCTCCAGGGAATATCCTGGATCTCTACGCACAAGCCACCATCCCTGAAACAGAATCTTTCGGTACAAGCAAGTTTAACATTCCCGGGCTGCGTATAGATGAAGACTTTGAAGAGGAAAGGTTTGGAAAGCCCAGTCCTTTAATGATGAAATTTGCCTCTTCTGCTGCGCATTTAAGCGCCAAGCCACTGGTTAGCTCAGAAACTACTACCTGGCTGGGTAATCACTTTAAAGTGTCGCTTTCGCAGGTTAAGCCGCAGATAGATGAACTCTTTGTCTCTGGTATTAATCATATTTTTTATCATGGCATGCCTTATTCTCCCAAGCGGGCTGAGTTTCCCGGCTGGTTGTTTTATGCGTCTACCAATTTTAACCAGAATAGCCATTTCTGGGATGAGTTACCAGAACTCAACCGCTACATTAGCGAGTGTCAGAGCTATTTGCAAAACACCAAACCAGATAATGACATTCTGCTCTACTTTCCTATCCACGACCTCTGGACCAACAAAAAAGGAAAGTGGCTGCTTCAATTGGATGTGCACCACTATGAAGACTGGTTTTCTGCTTCAGCGGTAGGGGAGCTTACCGGAGAACTTTGGCACAAAGGCTATACTTTTGATTACCTCTCTGACTTTCAATTACAGCAACTTAGCCTTGTGGGAGAACAATTGCAGACGGCTAATGGCACAACTTATCAAACCCTTTTACTACCTCCGCTGGAGTATATACCTCTGGAAAGTCTGGAAAAGCTGCACCAACTGGCTACTGATGGTGCAAAACTCATATTTATGAAAAATCTGCCGCAGTCAGTTGCCGCATATCATCAGTGGGAGGAAAATGAAGAAAAACTTAAAAAGGTTAATCAAGATATTGAGTCTATAGCCAACATACAGCTTTTACAGACGGTGGATGAGCTACAAACCATTAGCTGGCTTAGCCGGGAAAGTATGAAGGATCAGGGGTTAGATTTTCTTCGTAAGAAACATGCTCATGGACACCTTTACTTTATTAGTAATCTGAGTAGCCAATTTAGTGAGGGGCCGATACGACTTGCTGTACCTGCACAGGTAGTAGAAATGATTAAACCACTTAGCAATAAGCGAGGCCTGGTAGACCATACGGCAGTGAATAATAGTACACAGGTATACCTGCAACTTAAGCCAGGAGAGTCCTGCCTGATAATTACATACGACAAGGCAGTAAATACCCAGAACTACCTCTACACAGCAGTAAATGAAGCTATAAGTTTGCCCTCTGATTGGAAGGTAGAGTTTATAAAGGGTAATACAGAGCTGCTCAGTACTACCTCATTTACGGTTGATAGTCTGACTTCCTGGACCAACTGGCCAGATACCAGCTTACAGTATTATAGTGGAAAAGCTCGCTACATATTAGATTTTGACCTTATGGAGCAGGATAGTGCGGAAGCCTATCTGTTGAGCTTTAGCGAGCTCAGAGAAAGTGCACAGGTGATTCTTAATGATAAAGAGGTAGGTACCGTCTGGGCGTTGCCCTATGAGATTATTCTGGAAGACTCTCTAATGCAATCTCAAAACCGTTTGGAGCTAATTGTACAAAACCTGTCGGCCAACCGTATGCGCTACCTGGATAGTCAGGGAGTAGAATGGAAGAAGTTTTATGACATCAATATGGTAGATATTACATACCAATCCTTTGATGCTACGCGCTGGAAGCCTGAACCTTCAGGCATTTTAGGGCCTGTTAGCCTTAAAAAGCTCCAGTATTTCCATTAA
- a CDS encoding outer membrane beta-barrel family protein, whose protein sequence is MYKSLLPLVLCLFSTHLLLAQGNISGTVLDAESGEPLEYTTVSLLQGPDSTLVTGGYTDNQGNFSISADPGRYMVKIQFVSYDAKVIDGIQLGSSNKNLGKISLSPNTSTLAEVVVEGQKEQMVLELDKRVFNVSQDLSNTGRNASEVLDNLPSVTVDVDGNVSLRGSGNVRILVDGKPSGLIGIGDTDGLRTLQGDAIERVEVVTNPSARYDAEGSAGIINIVLKKEKKSGLNGSFTANVGTPENYGASINLNYRQSWMNFFVNYGVNYRQRPGQGSSYQRFNNQDTAYVTLRENDRIRGGLSNNIRVGTDFIFNEYNTLTASLLYNVSEQDNNTDTWYRDYTLDNEFLRRTLRTDREFEDEENQEYELYYKRTYQQKGRELTANVQYRQSGEIEDSDQNEYEGFDENMMPTLFQRSLNDENEKQWLIQADYVHPFLENAKFETGLRNTLRQIDNAYNVEQQQESGEWVNLPGFTNTFAYDENIYAAYAILSNKTGKWSYQGGLRAEASDITTHLIDTDTKNDKDYLSLFPSAFLTYSLSKTNSLQASYSRRINRPGFRSLNPFSSYTDARNIRTGNPDLDPEFTDSYEFGYLLNYPSGNVYFGAYYRFTDDVVERVRWSEEDVVGSDTVVITYTRPENLSTQNAYGFELNGSKDLFAWWNINANMNFYRSITEGEFRGEALDADTYTMSGRFTSKWKLAGLFDVQMSGFYRAPEETTQGRRKALYAIDLGATRDILQKKGTLALSVRDMFNTRKFRYETITDTLYEDAEFQWGVRQITLSFTYRLNDIKGRQRGERGGRDGGYDGGGNDMDF, encoded by the coding sequence ATGTACAAATCATTACTACCCTTAGTCCTCTGCCTTTTTAGTACACACCTCCTCCTGGCACAGGGCAATATTAGTGGCACAGTACTAGACGCCGAGTCTGGTGAGCCATTAGAATACACTACTGTAAGCTTATTACAAGGCCCGGATTCCACCCTGGTTACAGGGGGCTATACCGATAATCAGGGAAATTTTAGCATTAGTGCTGATCCCGGAAGGTATATGGTAAAGATACAGTTTGTCTCTTACGATGCTAAAGTAATTGACGGCATACAACTAGGCAGCAGTAACAAAAATCTGGGAAAAATAAGCCTTAGCCCCAATACTTCTACTCTGGCAGAAGTGGTAGTTGAAGGGCAGAAAGAGCAAATGGTACTGGAACTGGATAAACGCGTATTTAATGTCTCTCAAGACCTGAGTAATACCGGTAGAAATGCTTCTGAGGTTTTAGATAATCTGCCTTCGGTAACTGTTGATGTAGATGGTAACGTAAGCCTGAGAGGCAGTGGAAACGTGCGCATACTGGTAGATGGCAAGCCCTCTGGCCTAATTGGCATAGGCGATACTGATGGTTTGCGAACCCTACAGGGAGATGCTATTGAGAGAGTAGAAGTAGTAACTAACCCCTCTGCCAGATACGATGCTGAAGGCTCTGCGGGTATCATAAACATAGTGTTGAAGAAAGAGAAAAAATCTGGTCTTAATGGTTCGTTCACTGCCAATGTAGGTACACCTGAGAACTATGGAGCTTCAATAAACCTGAACTATCGTCAGAGCTGGATGAATTTTTTCGTGAACTACGGAGTCAACTATCGTCAGCGCCCGGGGCAGGGCAGCTCTTATCAGAGATTTAATAATCAGGATACCGCATATGTTACTTTACGCGAAAACGACAGAATAAGAGGAGGCCTTTCCAATAACATTCGTGTAGGAACAGACTTTATATTTAATGAGTACAATACGCTGACTGCTTCATTGCTTTACAATGTGTCTGAGCAGGACAATAATACCGATACCTGGTACCGTGATTATACATTAGATAACGAATTTCTAAGACGTACCCTACGTACCGACCGTGAATTTGAAGATGAAGAAAATCAGGAGTATGAGCTATATTATAAAAGAACATATCAGCAAAAGGGAAGAGAGCTTACCGCCAATGTACAGTACCGACAGAGCGGGGAGATAGAGGACTCTGACCAGAATGAGTACGAGGGATTTGATGAAAATATGATGCCTACACTTTTTCAGCGCTCTTTGAACGATGAAAATGAGAAGCAATGGTTGATTCAGGCAGATTATGTGCATCCTTTCTTAGAAAATGCCAAGTTTGAAACCGGGCTTCGTAATACACTCAGGCAGATTGATAATGCTTACAATGTAGAGCAGCAGCAGGAATCTGGCGAATGGGTTAACCTGCCTGGTTTTACCAATACTTTTGCCTACGATGAAAATATATATGCCGCATATGCCATATTGAGCAACAAAACCGGCAAGTGGTCTTACCAGGGAGGATTAAGAGCTGAAGCTTCTGATATTACTACCCACCTGATTGATACAGACACTAAGAATGATAAAGATTATCTGAGCCTTTTCCCAAGTGCATTTTTAACTTACTCTTTAAGCAAAACCAACTCATTACAGGCCAGTTACAGCCGCAGAATTAATCGCCCGGGATTCAGGTCACTCAACCCTTTCTCAAGCTACACAGATGCTCGTAACATACGTACTGGTAACCCTGACCTGGACCCAGAGTTTACTGATAGCTATGAGTTTGGTTACCTGCTAAATTACCCTAGCGGTAATGTTTACTTTGGAGCTTACTACCGCTTTACAGATGATGTAGTAGAGCGAGTGCGTTGGTCTGAGGAGGATGTTGTAGGAAGTGATACCGTAGTAATAACTTACACCCGTCCGGAAAACCTAAGTACCCAGAATGCTTACGGCTTTGAACTCAATGGTTCTAAAGATCTTTTTGCCTGGTGGAATATCAACGCGAATATGAATTTTTACCGCTCCATTACCGAAGGAGAGTTTAGAGGAGAAGCTCTGGATGCAGATACTTATACTATGAGTGGGCGTTTTACTTCTAAATGGAAACTAGCGGGGCTTTTTGATGTACAAATGAGTGGATTTTATCGTGCACCGGAAGAGACAACTCAGGGCAGAAGAAAAGCACTATATGCTATAGACCTGGGTGCTACCAGGGATATTTTGCAGAAGAAAGGAACTCTTGCCCTTAGTGTAAGAGATATGTTTAATACCCGCAAATTCAGATACGAAACAATTACCGATACCTTGTACGAAGATGCTGAATTTCAGTGGGGTGTGCGCCAGATTACACTCTCATTTACGTATCGTCTCAACGACATTAAAGGACGCCAGAGAGGAGAAAGAGGTGGCCGTGATGGAGGTTACGATGGTGGAGGAAATGATATGGATTTCTAA
- a CDS encoding DUF2490 domain-containing protein, with amino-acid sequence MYYTNKRLILFISSLLFFAQYQSRAQSALKWEPEFSYTMGAFEHWSFNAKINGRNVWTEKDENSQRDYAWEQIETQIFADYEFFNESEFGIGYNYTWEGPFNTEVKGYEHRFMQQYAFVSFSGARRIAHRIRTEQHFQHDGFENRFRYRISYDFPLNGRLLDDGEKYIILSNEVLWSFNAIMHELNNRAYVGLGWFFNNKRKLETGIQYRLEGFNQAGAESIFHLVTSYYINQ; translated from the coding sequence ATGTATTATACTAACAAGAGACTTATACTTTTTATTAGCAGCCTGCTTTTCTTTGCTCAATATCAGTCTCGGGCACAATCCGCTTTAAAATGGGAGCCAGAGTTTTCGTATACGATGGGTGCATTTGAGCACTGGTCTTTTAATGCCAAAATAAACGGACGAAACGTATGGACTGAAAAAGATGAGAACAGCCAGAGAGACTATGCCTGGGAACAGATAGAAACTCAGATTTTTGCAGATTATGAGTTTTTTAATGAAAGTGAGTTTGGTATCGGCTACAATTATACCTGGGAAGGCCCTTTTAACACTGAGGTGAAGGGCTACGAACACCGCTTTATGCAGCAGTATGCTTTTGTTTCTTTCAGCGGGGCCCGACGTATTGCTCACCGAATACGTACTGAACAACATTTTCAGCACGATGGGTTTGAGAATCGCTTCCGCTACCGTATTAGTTATGATTTCCCCCTAAATGGCAGATTACTAGATGATGGAGAGAAGTATATCATCCTCTCTAATGAAGTGCTCTGGTCCTTTAATGCCATTATGCACGAACTAAACAACAGGGCTTATGTAGGGCTGGGTTGGTTTTTTAATAACAAAAGAAAACTGGAGACAGGCATACAATACCGCCTGGAAGGCTTTAATCAGGCGGGGGCAGAAAGCATCTTCCACCTGGTTACCTCTTACTACATCAATCAATAA
- a CDS encoding ankyrin repeat domain-containing protein, whose protein sequence is MKLFKALLLTVLTWSICAIQAQAKDIFSASSQGDTATVVQLLQADSTLINQQDHRGYTALTLAAYNGHQHLVELLLQHGADINAYDRSGNTALMGCAFRGYYEIASALIANKASVNQQNFNGATALIFASTFGHEDIVKLLIENGAQADLKDTHGMSALDHARMQGNSSIVALLEKNL, encoded by the coding sequence ATGAAGCTATTTAAAGCGCTACTCTTAACTGTACTCACCTGGAGTATTTGTGCAATACAGGCACAGGCTAAAGATATTTTTAGTGCCTCCAGCCAGGGTGATACCGCTACAGTTGTTCAACTGCTACAAGCAGATTCTACACTTATCAACCAGCAAGATCATAGAGGTTATACAGCCCTTACCCTTGCAGCTTACAATGGGCACCAGCATTTGGTAGAACTGCTACTTCAACACGGCGCGGATATCAATGCTTACGATCGTTCCGGCAATACGGCACTAATGGGGTGTGCGTTTAGAGGATATTATGAGATTGCCTCTGCCCTAATTGCTAATAAGGCATCTGTCAATCAGCAGAACTTTAATGGGGCTACTGCTCTCATCTTTGCCTCCACATTTGGGCATGAAGATATCGTAAAACTACTGATAGAAAATGGAGCTCAGGCCGACCTGAAAGATACCCATGGTATGTCTGCTCTAGACCATGCTCGTATGCAGGGCAACAGTAGCATTGTGGCACTGCTGGAAAAAAACTTATAG
- the hemH gene encoding ferrochelatase → MNKKGVLLINLGTPDSPATADVARYLREFLMDERVIDIPYWKRWMLVNLIIVPFRAPKVSKEYRKLWTENGSPLLHYGKQIKQKLQYLLGLEYQVELAMRYQNPSIEQGLLNLRASGTDEIMIVPLFPQYASATVGSVHQKVMEIVQKWHIIPKINFVSFFHQHPLFISTFANKVKQQMQDGNYDHILFSYHGIPERHLAKMNSSSNYCDKPHCSCSEGLSHRPYCYRTACFETSRLIATEAGINTAQYSTSFQSRLGKDPWIKPYTDYTIKSLAEQGAKKLLVVSPSFVADCLETVLEIGEEYYELFLEHGGESLSMVESLNDDQAWAEALKAIVLENNPQTSLNNYYYEAI, encoded by the coding sequence ATGAATAAAAAGGGAGTTTTACTTATCAACCTGGGCACACCTGACTCTCCGGCTACTGCAGATGTAGCCCGTTACCTGAGAGAGTTTTTGATGGACGAAAGAGTAATAGATATACCTTACTGGAAGCGCTGGATGTTAGTTAATTTAATTATCGTCCCCTTTAGAGCACCTAAAGTAAGTAAAGAATACCGCAAACTATGGACAGAAAACGGCTCGCCCCTACTCCATTACGGAAAACAAATAAAGCAGAAACTTCAATATCTGCTAGGTCTGGAATACCAGGTGGAGCTGGCTATGCGCTACCAAAACCCCTCTATAGAGCAGGGCTTACTTAATTTGCGTGCTTCGGGAACAGATGAAATAATGATAGTTCCTCTTTTTCCCCAATACGCTTCGGCTACGGTAGGTTCGGTACACCAGAAAGTGATGGAGATTGTACAGAAATGGCATATTATCCCTAAAATTAATTTTGTCAGTTTCTTTCACCAGCATCCGTTATTTATTTCAACTTTCGCAAACAAAGTAAAGCAGCAGATGCAGGATGGTAACTATGACCATATCCTGTTTAGCTACCATGGCATACCTGAGCGTCATCTGGCCAAAATGAACAGTAGCAGTAATTATTGCGACAAGCCTCACTGTAGCTGCTCTGAAGGACTAAGCCATCGCCCATACTGCTACCGTACAGCCTGCTTTGAAACCTCCAGGCTCATTGCCACAGAAGCAGGTATTAATACAGCGCAATACAGTACATCATTTCAGTCACGCCTGGGTAAAGATCCCTGGATCAAACCCTATACTGACTACACCATCAAGTCTTTAGCTGAGCAGGGAGCCAAAAAGCTTTTAGTAGTCTCCCCCTCTTTTGTAGCTGACTGCCTTGAAACTGTACTGGAGATTGGAGAGGAATACTACGAACTATTTCTGGAGCATGGAGGCGAAAGTTTGAGTATGGTAGAAAGCCTGAACGACGATCAGGCATGGGCAGAGGCGCTCAAAGCCATCGTCTTAGAAAACAATCCACAAACCTCCCTAAACAACTATTACTATGAAGCTATTTAA
- the hemA gene encoding glutamyl-tRNA reductase, with amino-acid sequence MQKTLQYISISHHTAPVEVREKFHFSHDELHQLYVQLPELYPDITGLSVLATCNRSEIYFESTQTSIEQIVHYWLSMKGLGDDSRYLEYLQFSSSTYDTAKHLLDVGSGLHSLVVGDAQIITQVKEAFQRSRNYQLQGTLLERLMQAVFRMHKRISNETSFRRGSMSTAYQALKTIKSQFGGQLQHKHLLIIGCGEIGQEVLRYVHKFGFGKVNLANRTESKAEALAHQHGLGVTPWQQVLSNHLEAYDAIITAVSHSPSLIKSAWGTAHKKRVIADLGMPANVSFKLSHQENIRLINLDKLAEENHNTRNSREEAVTKVEQIIDSELAEMMLWHKKMPARAVLGEYAATVYEAVRNELACNKSLKLADEVLDQIAHNISKKLVRHPARAIQSLKLQEAEPEYLKTISLLLSNQS; translated from the coding sequence ATGCAAAAAACATTACAGTACATTTCAATATCACACCATACAGCGCCGGTAGAAGTAAGAGAGAAATTCCATTTCAGCCATGATGAGTTACATCAGCTGTATGTCCAACTTCCAGAGCTGTACCCTGATATAACTGGCCTCAGTGTTTTAGCTACCTGCAACCGTTCGGAGATTTACTTTGAGTCTACTCAGACTTCTATAGAGCAGATTGTCCATTACTGGCTGAGTATGAAAGGTTTGGGTGACGACTCCCGCTACCTGGAGTATCTACAATTTAGCAGCAGCACCTACGATACTGCCAAGCATCTACTAGACGTTGGTAGCGGCCTACATTCGTTAGTAGTGGGTGATGCCCAAATCATTACACAGGTTAAAGAAGCTTTCCAACGTTCCAGAAATTATCAGTTGCAGGGCACATTACTGGAGAGGCTGATGCAGGCAGTATTTAGAATGCATAAAAGAATTAGCAATGAAACAAGCTTCAGGAGGGGTTCTATGTCAACCGCTTACCAGGCTTTAAAAACAATCAAAAGTCAGTTTGGAGGACAGTTACAGCACAAGCATTTGTTAATTATAGGCTGTGGAGAGATTGGGCAAGAGGTGTTACGATACGTTCATAAGTTTGGCTTTGGAAAAGTAAACCTTGCTAACCGTACCGAAAGTAAAGCAGAAGCTCTTGCCCATCAACATGGGCTGGGAGTTACCCCCTGGCAGCAAGTATTAAGTAACCATTTAGAAGCTTACGATGCCATTATTACGGCAGTTAGCCACTCCCCTTCTCTCATCAAAAGCGCTTGGGGTACTGCTCACAAAAAACGCGTGATAGCCGATCTGGGTATGCCGGCGAATGTTAGTTTTAAACTTAGCCATCAGGAAAATATCAGGCTCATCAACCTAGACAAGCTCGCCGAAGAAAACCACAATACCCGTAATAGCCGCGAAGAGGCAGTTACTAAAGTAGAGCAGATTATAGATAGTGAGCTAGCTGAGATGATGCTATGGCATAAAAAAATGCCTGCAAGAGCAGTATTAGGAGAGTATGCCGCCACAGTGTACGAAGCTGTACGTAATGAGTTAGCTTGTAACAAAAGCCTCAAACTAGCAGATGAGGTACTGGATCAGATTGCACATAACATTAGTAAAAAGCTGGTGAGGCATCCTGCCAGAGCTATACAGTCGCTTAAGTTACAGGAAGCAGAGCCGGAATACCTCAAAACTATAAGCCTATTGCTAAGCAATCAATCATAA
- a CDS encoding catalase encodes MNKLTFILGLLISLGGFAQQMTTDYGAPVGDNQNSKTVGEYGPVLLEDIHLIEKLASFDRERIPERVVHARGAGAFGVFECTNDMSEYTMAAPFQEVGKTTDLLVRFSTVIHGKGSPETARDPRGFAVKFYSEEGNYDIVGNNLPVFFIRDAIKFPDMVHSLKPSPVTNKQDPNRFFDFFSNIPESTHMLMRLYTDLGIPAGYQYMDGSSVHGFKWINEKGEVTYVKYSWKTRQGVKNLSVEEAAEQQGKDWQHATMSLREDIDNKDYPQWDLYVQMIKPENMHDFDFWPLDATKDWPEEQIPLHKVGTMTLNENPTNYFEEIEMAAFSPGSLIPGVEPSEDKLLQGRLFSYFDTHRHRLGANYQQIEVNKPKQKVVNYNADGYASSRNKEFPEADVNYQPSTRTEVKDHSKYKAVETPVNNVAITQKKISKTNDFGQAGDFYRSLNKEQQASLLKNLLGDLGQVKSRDVQMQMITHFYMADRNFGMALAKELGYSKDDFTRQH; translated from the coding sequence ATGAACAAACTTACGTTTATACTAGGATTACTCATCTCCCTGGGAGGTTTTGCGCAGCAAATGACAACTGACTATGGAGCGCCGGTAGGAGATAATCAGAACTCAAAAACTGTGGGTGAATACGGCCCGGTTTTGCTTGAAGACATTCACCTGATAGAGAAACTAGCTTCATTTGACCGAGAAAGAATTCCTGAAAGAGTAGTACATGCCCGTGGCGCAGGTGCTTTTGGTGTGTTTGAGTGTACTAACGATATGTCTGAATACACGATGGCAGCACCTTTTCAGGAAGTTGGAAAGACTACAGACCTATTGGTTAGGTTTTCCACTGTAATTCACGGTAAAGGTTCTCCAGAAACTGCCAGAGACCCCAGAGGCTTTGCCGTAAAATTTTACTCTGAAGAAGGAAATTACGATATCGTAGGAAATAACCTTCCGGTATTCTTCATCCGCGATGCCATTAAGTTTCCTGATATGGTGCATTCGCTCAAGCCTTCTCCGGTAACTAACAAACAGGACCCTAATCGCTTTTTTGACTTCTTCTCTAACATCCCTGAGTCTACTCATATGCTAATGAGATTATACACTGACCTGGGTATACCTGCTGGTTACCAGTATATGGATGGTAGCAGCGTGCATGGCTTCAAGTGGATCAACGAAAAGGGAGAGGTCACATATGTAAAATATAGCTGGAAAACCCGCCAGGGTGTTAAAAACCTGAGTGTAGAAGAGGCGGCAGAACAGCAGGGAAAAGACTGGCAGCATGCTACCATGAGCCTACGTGAAGATATAGATAATAAAGACTACCCTCAGTGGGATCTTTATGTACAGATGATTAAGCCTGAAAATATGCATGACTTTGACTTCTGGCCACTGGATGCTACCAAAGACTGGCCTGAAGAACAGATTCCTCTGCATAAAGTAGGCACTATGACACTTAATGAGAACCCTACTAACTATTTTGAAGAAATAGAAATGGCGGCTTTCTCACCGGGCTCTCTTATTCCTGGGGTAGAACCTTCTGAAGATAAACTATTACAAGGCCGTCTTTTCTCGTACTTTGACACGCACCGCCATCGTTTGGGAGCCAACTACCAACAGATAGAAGTTAACAAGCCTAAACAGAAAGTAGTCAACTACAATGCAGATGGCTATGCCAGCAGCAGAAACAAGGAATTTCCTGAAGCGGATGTTAATTATCAGCCTAGTACACGAACAGAGGTTAAAGATCACAGCAAATACAAAGCTGTAGAAACTCCGGTAAACAATGTCGCTATCACACAGAAGAAGATAAGCAAAACCAATGATTTTGGGCAGGCAGGAGATTTCTATCGCTCGCTCAACAAAGAACAGCAGGCCAGCTTACTCAAAAATCTTCTGGGGGATCTGGGGCAGGTAAAAAGCCGCGACGTACAAATGCAGATGATCACCCATTTCTATATGGCTGATCGCAACTTTGGAATGGCTCTAGCTAAAGAGTTAGGCTACTCTAAAGATGATTTTACAAGACAACATTAA